The following proteins are co-located in the Triticum aestivum cultivar Chinese Spring chromosome 1A, IWGSC CS RefSeq v2.1, whole genome shotgun sequence genome:
- the LOC123128210 gene encoding CASP-like protein 4B4, with the protein MTDAPAVDVEKAGAPAGGAPEGSGGGGAVGAIVGRWRRQDLLDKSGSALRAAAWAFSLLAFLVMVANEHGDWKQFDHYEEYRYIVAVGLLAFIYTTLQLVRHGVRLSGGQDLQSKVGLLVDFAGDQVTAYLLMSALSAAIPITNRMREGSDNVFTDSSAASISMAFFAFLCLAFSALISGFKLSKQTYI; encoded by the exons ATGACCGACGCCCCCGCCGTCGACGTGGAGAAGGCCGGAGCGCCGGCTGGAGGGGCCCCCGAAGGCTCCGGCGGAGGAGGCGCGGTGGGCGCGATCGTCGGGCGCTGGCGGCGGCAGGACCTCCTGGACAAATCCGGGTCggcgctgcgggcggcggcgtgggcgttCTCCCTGCTCGCCTTCCTCGTCATGGTCGCCAACGAGCACGGCGACTGGAAGCAGTTCGACCACTACGAGGAGTACAG GTACATCGTCGCGGTGGGGCTGCTGGCGTTCATCTACACCACGCTCCAGCTGGTGCGACACGGCGTCCGGCTCAGCGGCGGCCAGGACCTGCAGAGCAAGGTCGGCCTGCTGGTCGACTTCGCCGGGGATCAG GTAACGGCGTACCTTCTGATGTCCGCATTGTCCGCTGCGATCCCGATCACAAACCGCATGCGGGAGGGCTCAGACAACGTGTTCACCGACTCGTCCGCTGCCTCGATTAGCATGGCCTTCTTCGCCTTTCTTTGCCTCGCATTCTCAGCTCTCATCTCAGGTTTCAAGTTGTCCAAGCAGACCTACATATGA